One genomic region from Augochlora pura isolate Apur16 chromosome 7, APUR_v2.2.1, whole genome shotgun sequence encodes:
- the LOC144473148 gene encoding GMP reductase 1, translated as MPNIINDVKLDFKDVLLRPKRSTLKSRSDVDLLREITFRNSKQTYKGVPVMASNMDTVGTFEMAKALSKHGLFTTVHKYYTPEEWKNFAIENPNCLQNVAASSGTGQDDYERLSNILAAVPELSFICLDVANGYSQHFVEYVRKVRLEYPNHTIIAGNVVTGEMVEELILSGADVIKVGIGPGSVCTTRMKTGVGYPQLSAVIECADAAHGLKGHIISDGGCTCPGDLAKAFGAGADFVMAGGMFAGHDECGGEVIEKNGRKFKLFYGMASSTAMKKHAGGVAEYRSSEGKTVEIPYKGSVENTILDMLGGLRSACTYTGAARLRELPRRATFIRCTQQLNPMYGPAPEI; from the exons ATGCCTAACATTATAAACGACGTTAAACTAGATTTCAAAGATGTTTTACTACGTCCTAAGAGGAGCACGCTAAAAAGTAGATCCGAT gTCGATCTCCTTAGAGAAATCACGTTTAGAAACTCCAAACAAACGTATAAGGGAGTACCTGTAATGGCTTCAAACATGGACACCGTAGGAACATTTGAAATGGCAAAGGCTTTGTCAAAG CATGGTCTTTTTACCACTGTTCACAAATACTACACGCCGGAAGAGTGGAAAAATTTTGCCATTGAGAATCCTAATTGTCTCCAAAATGTTGCTGCAAGTTCTGGTACAGGACAGGACGATTACGAACGATTGTCAAACATTTTAGCAGCCGTGCCAGAGCTGTCATTTATTTGCTTAGATGTAGCTAACGGATACTCGCAACATTTTGTTGAATATGTTAGAAAAGTCAGACTTGAATACCCTAATCACACGATAATC GCAGGGAATGTGGTAACCGGGGAAATGGTCGAGGAATTGATACTCTCTGGAGCTGATGTGATCAAAGTTGGTATTGGCCCTGGATCTGTGTGTACAACACGAATGAAAACCGGCGTGGGATATCCGCAATTAAGTGCTGTTATCGAATGCGCAGATGCAGCTCACGGCTTGAAGGGACACATAATATCA gaCGGAGGTTGTACTTGTCCCGGAGATCTGGCGAAGGCTTTCGGAGCAGGAGCAGATTTTGTGATGGCAGGCGGTATGTTTGCTGGTCACGACGAATGCGGAGGAGAAGTTATagagaaaaatggaagaaaatttaaattattctacggTATGGCATCGAGTACCGCGATGAAGAAGCATGCTGGAGGTGTTGCCGAATACAG GTCTTCGGAAGGAAAAACTGTAGAAATACCTTACAAAGGTTCGGTAGAAAATACTATTCTCGATATGCTTGGTGGTCTACGTTCCGCGTGTACATATACCGGTGCGGCACGATTACGTGAATTACCTCGCCGAGCTACATTCATACGTTGCACGCAACAGTTAAACCCCATGTACGGTCCGGCACCAGAAATTTGA